One Chryseobacterium geocarposphaerae DNA window includes the following coding sequences:
- a CDS encoding FUSC family protein produces MKVQNPIHHRFQYLLEFKKTERKWHFPFLAALCIGSCLLIGYFLGKPNYGALSSLGALTILYFTSASITQRMIHLLVCAFGIVFSFTVSSFFSFNAYFAALSLGIVSFLAHFISSYFKIPPPGNFFFIMVAAMASTYKFDLNFIPTRVGLVAMGATLSCSLAFLYSVFIEKSNVVTVPRRAFKKRRYTKFVESAVIGFFMASTLIIGHLLKFENTYWISIAAVAIIQGRNFEHVRQRNMHRILGTFIGIGFAWLILLFDPEKIVMIIIITVLQFIIELLIVRNYGFAVIFITPLTILLAEAGSEIHHDLEKLMHARLIDTIIGSLIGLAAGFFLHHQQIINNLEKNIRFSYFQFKKLKK; encoded by the coding sequence TCTTGCAGCATTGTGCATCGGAAGCTGCCTTCTTATCGGGTATTTTTTAGGAAAACCCAACTATGGGGCACTTTCGAGTTTAGGAGCACTAACGATTTTATATTTCACATCAGCCTCGATTACGCAGAGAATGATCCATTTGCTTGTTTGTGCATTCGGAATTGTATTTTCCTTTACGGTAAGTTCTTTTTTCAGCTTTAATGCTTATTTTGCTGCATTGTCATTGGGGATTGTTTCGTTTTTAGCCCATTTTATTTCATCTTATTTTAAAATTCCTCCACCGGGAAACTTTTTCTTCATTATGGTTGCTGCAATGGCAAGTACCTATAAATTTGATTTGAACTTTATTCCAACCAGAGTGGGACTTGTTGCGATGGGAGCAACTTTATCATGTTCATTAGCTTTTTTATATTCGGTTTTTATTGAAAAAAGTAATGTAGTTACGGTTCCCAGAAGAGCATTCAAAAAAAGAAGATATACCAAATTTGTGGAGAGTGCCGTCATCGGATTTTTCATGGCTTCGACTTTAATTATTGGGCATCTTTTAAAATTTGAAAATACCTATTGGATTTCTATCGCAGCAGTTGCGATTATTCAAGGAAGGAACTTTGAACATGTCCGGCAACGAAATATGCACAGGATTTTGGGAACCTTCATTGGAATTGGTTTTGCCTGGCTGATTCTTTTGTTTGATCCCGAAAAGATCGTAATGATCATTATTATCACGGTTTTACAGTTCATTATTGAATTATTAATTGTAAGAAATTATGGTTTTGCAGTCATTTTTATTACACCTTTAACAATTCTTCTGGCAGAAGCAGGAAGTGAGATTCACCATGATCTTGAAAAGCTGATGCATGCAAGGCTGATAGATACCATTATAGGAAGCTTAATAGGTTTGGCTGCAGGTTTTTTTCTGCACCATCAGCAGATTATTAATAACTTAGAGAAAAATATTCGCTTTTCGTATTTTCAGTTTAAAAAATTAAAAAAATAG